Part of the Lotus japonicus ecotype B-129 chromosome 6, LjGifu_v1.2 genome, TTAGTTATCTAGATTGACAAATTAGAAAGGGTGTTGatgctatatgagagatgtttgtttctatatgagagatgtttgttgctatatgagagatgtttgtacAAGTTGTAACTGTTAAAGTTGTTCAAGTTGTAATTtgatgttaaatttgtttgcttttcataggagaatgaagggcgggagGAAGAGGTCTCGATCTTCTACAGTCGATGATGCAGAGGATCGCCACGagcgcttgcatgcttctacGCGGCGCGGCGACCATCGAGCAGCTAGTCAGGCGGTTGAGGCTTCGGCCCCGTCTCCGTCTCCGTCTGCTACTCCGGCCGGGGCTCCGTCTCCGTGTCCGTCTGCTACACCTCCGTCAGGTGGTCCATCTACTACAGCTCCGTCAGGTACTCCGGCTGAGCCTCAGCCTCATCCTACTCCGGTCTCTCCGATGGTTGAGTTACCTCTTGAGGAGACATCTGGCGAGCAGTCTTCTTCGGAGCCCAATGGCGAGGAGTCTGCTTCTGAGACTGCTTCTGAGACTGCTTCTGAGGccagtggtgaggaggaggagcctcttattctccaggaggagattgatgctgctgatgtTGTGCCAGATGTGGTGGCAGAGGGCGGCGCGGATGACGACCTCATCCAGAGGGTGGCACCGTTTCCCGGGGGGCCTGAGGATCTGTCGCTTCTTGCGCATTATCCTGACCACAAGGCTCCTTGGACGTGGCAGGCACTTCTTCGCACAGACCCGCGGTACGTGGACCGTCGGACATTGAGGGTGGCCACTGTTGGGGGGAAGGTATGGAACCTCCCCTGTGATGGCGATTCAGAGGCCCACACAGCTGTGCGACAGCTGCTGCAGCAGACGGGTTTGTATCACCTGCCTTGGTGCGGGTTACCGGAGACAGACCCAGCTGTCGTACTGGCCCTTGttgagagatggcatgaggagacgagtagcttccacatgccgttcggggagatgactatcaccctggacgatGTGTCAGCTATTCTCCATCTTCCCAcagggtcgaggttctacactCCGGGCAGAGGGGAGCGAGACGAGGTTGCAGCGCTCTGCGCCCAGCtcctgggaggatctgttgctgCTTATCTGGCTGAGTTTGAGGCGGCGGGTGGCCAGAACATTCGGTTCATTACTTTGAAGACCATGTACACGTCAGCTAgtgatggttgctcctctggattatcatttttcaatccagcagcatgtatcaattgtgattcaccaaagaaaaatgactctgtcatccctggaacaaaaacggtaaatcaataaccgaccatataacggtaaatcaaattccgaccccataacggtaaatcaaattccggtactataacggtaaatcatttaccgattcagttcacgattcagcagcctaaattaccaacttaactaactaaactaactacttaaactaacaactaactacttaaactaactataaataaagtaccaaagctaacaacacttaccagaagttaaaagctttcccttggtggtggtggtgttggtggtggtggtggtggaaatgtggagatggtggtggtggtgggaaggtgaaatgtgagggaggagtggagtaatggagaataaggtagtttgggcgagttatggggggctggtggggggttgttggagggaggagtaatggtggaggggttggtggagggaggagtaatggtgaaaaggtgatcaaacttACAGATTAcaaatcggtaaatgatataccGATACAATATTAGAATCGGTTAATTattaaccgatattgttcttcgtgttctgggtaatgggatgaaggtgttcatactgaggaacaataacggtaaatcatttaccgattggtattttgacatcggcaaatcatttaccgatgggtagttttggaataaaaaaaaaatgctggggcgcgtagcctaaagggtggggtgccaaacccaaatccccatACATGATGTGGGATATCATACAAAACCATATtaagaagaaaataagaagtGTATCTTGTACGTGAATCCGCACTTTCTATTTCTGCAGATTCGATCCCAATTTGCAAAACCCTACAAAATTAGAATCACCATCCAAATGTGACCAAGCTTCAGCAAtggaatcttcttcttcttcttctgtaaTCATCTTCCTCCTTCTATTCTTCCTCTGCAACTTCTCCTCTGTAACCTCCAAGCATTCAGATGCGGATTTCCAAACCACCTACGCCCGTCTCTGCAATACTGTGGTCCCCGCATCGCCGCTTCTGGACGATGCCGGACCCGTCCACGGCGTCGCCGAATCTCTCCGCTTCGAATCCGGCTACTTCTCCGGCGGCGACCGGTTTTTCAATCAGTCCGCCGCTCTCAGCCACTCGAAGCACGCGTCGTTACGCGTGACTTCCGTTCAGCGAACTGGAACCGACGGCGTGTACGCTTTGCGAGGGCATGTGATCCTCCGGCAACGAGGTGGAGTGGGTTCGATCCGGGGCAGGTTGCTTCGTGTTAAGGTTTTTCCGGGAAGAAGGGTTTCTCATTGGAGGTCACAGCAGTGGATGCGCGCTTCTCTGAGTGGGTTTTGGTCGCAATCTTCTGGTAAGctttgcatgtttggaaatggGTCTTCTGGTAATGTTGTTCTTAAGCTTCGTTACCCTTCTCGTAATGTGACAATTTTTGATAATTTGGTTAATGGGACTCTAGAAAGCTTTGATGATAGGAATAGCTTGCAGTACTTTGAACCCATTTCGATTTTGGCTTTGTCTCAGAGTTCAGATTACAAGTTTACATTGGTTGGGAATGATAAGGGGAATGGTTGTGTAGCTGGATCAGATGGGGAGGAGGATCTGTCCCTTGGAAATTTAAGCCAAGGTGCGTGCGCCTCGTTTAATGGACACATCGATAGGTTTGAGCTGGAATATGGTAGTCAGTGTCGTGATGTTAGTTGCAATCCCCTCGGTGCTGGTGTTGAGAAGTTGCCtgatttcatgcatttttatgcCACTCGATGCGTGGAGAAGCGGAAGGTTCAGATGCTGCTGGGTTTTCCGGACTCTACTTATGCTGACTTTGTGTTTCCGTTTCATCCGAATACAACTTTGATATCTGAGGGGGTGTGGGATGAGAAGAAGAATCAACTTTGTGCAGGGGTGTGCCGGATTTTGAACTTCACAGGATCTTCGGTTAATGTTGGAGATTGCTCGATTAAGCTCAATTTAAGATTTCCTGCAGTTCTGTCTTTAAGAAACAGGAGTACTGTGTTGGGGCATATTTGGAGTGACAAAGCGGTTGGTGAATCTGGTTATTTCAGTAAAATTGGATTTCAAGGCTCCTGGAGGGGTTGGCAGGTATCAAGTGGCCTCCAATACAAGTATACTGAAATTGAAAGGGTAAGAAAATCGTGTACAGAAAAGATGATGGCTGGAGGCAAGGGAAAGATATATCCAGATGGACATTCTTCTGATGCAGCATTTAACATGTTAGTGACAAACACCAAAGGACAAGTAGCTCAAGGTTACTCATCACCACTATTTGTCGGTGATCAAAGTTATGGGGGACCGTCATATAGGCTTCCAAGTATGTTGACGACGGGAAATTTAAAACCACACAATATTCAACATGACAATTTGTTGAATGTCAGCTATACTATGAGCTTTAGGCCTCCTCCTGATTTCAAGTTTGGTAGTGAAGTCTCTTCAACCAAAGTTAAAATTGGTGCTGAAGGAATGTACAATAGGAATACTGGATTTCTGTGCATGGTAGGATGTCGGCCCTTGAGATCAACTGGCAAAATACTGGCAAAGAACGAGTCTCTGGACTGTGAAATCATGGTTAATGTCCAATTTCCTCCATTGAATGCAAAAGCAGGTGAATCTCTTAAAGGAACTATAGAAAGCACACGACAAAAGTCAGACCCTCATTATTTTGATCCCCTTAAGTTGTCTTCATATTCTATTTACACAAGCCAAGCAGATGCATCCATTTGGAGAATGGATTTGGAGATAATTCTGGTAATGATATCAAACACACTTGCTTGTGTGTTTGTAGGATTGCAACTGCTCCATGTGAAAAAGCACCCAGATTTGCTTCCTCACATTTCCGTTGTGATGCTTGTTGTTATTACTCTAGGTCACATGATTCCCCTGATGCTGAACTTTGAAGCCTTATTCAAGCCGAAGCATAATAGTGCGCAGAATGCTTTCCTT contains:
- the LOC130722359 gene encoding uncharacterized protein LOC130722359, which codes for MESSSSSSVIIFLLLFFLCNFSSVTSKHSDADFQTTYARLCNTVVPASPLLDDAGPVHGVAESLRFESGYFSGGDRFFNQSAALSHSKHASLRVTSVQRTGTDGVYALRGHVILRQRGGVGSIRGRLLRVKVFPGRRVSHWRSQQWMRASLSGFWSQSSGKLCMFGNGSSGNVVLKLRYPSRNVTIFDNLVNGTLESFDDRNSLQYFEPISILALSQSSDYKFTLVGNDKGNGCVAGSDGEEDLSLGNLSQGACASFNGHIDRFELEYGSQCRDVSCNPLGAGVEKLPDFMHFYATRCVEKRKVQMLLGFPDSTYADFVFPFHPNTTLISEGVWDEKKNQLCAGVCRILNFTGSSVNVGDCSIKLNLRFPAVLSLRNRSTVLGHIWSDKAVGESGYFSKIGFQGSWRGWQVSSGLQYKYTEIERVRKSCTEKMMAGGKGKIYPDGHSSDAAFNMLVTNTKGQVAQGYSSPLFVGDQSYGGPSYRLPSMLTTGNLKPHNIQHDNLLNVSYTMSFRPPPDFKFGSEVSSTKVKIGAEGMYNRNTGFLCMVGCRPLRSTGKILAKNESLDCEIMVNVQFPPLNAKAGESLKGTIESTRQKSDPHYFDPLKLSSYSIYTSQADASIWRMDLEIILVMISNTLACVFVGLQLLHVKKHPDLLPHISVVMLVVITLGHMIPLMLNFEALFKPKHNSAQNAFLWTGGWLEVNEVVVRMVTMVAFLLELRLVHLTWSSRQGEGSEPGLWVSEKRVLQMTLPLYISGGLTAWFVHIWKNSRQKRYEPLHLSRHFRSPRIHLPQPPSLWEDLRSYAGLLQDGFLLPQILYNMLVNSEGKALAFVFYVGTTIVRILPHAYDLYRAHSFAWYLDSSYIYANHRMDFYSTAWDIIIPIGGLLFALIVYFQQRFGSRSILPKRFRETSSYEKVPAIGNDNL